A genomic region of Pseudomonadota bacterium contains the following coding sequences:
- a CDS encoding FAD-dependent oxidoreductase: MVEPRATRNGEPVKKRNVIVVGGGIAGISTAIFLLDDGHHVTLFETGQPDKGTSSGNAGVISVASCVPTATPRTIANVPSMLFNPHGPLMIRWRYLPKLMPWLSRLVLNAAPNRVQHNARRKAGLLAHASENYEHLLSITGLSGLTHQPGLLTVFETERGWQQAQWILKLLSDIGREVEILNSNEIGQVEHGLKPIFQHAFLTPDSGHILDPNKLMLGLHEAFLARGGVRTSERVLGITRSDPKCVTVSSANGEHTAERLVITAGAWSKKLLATIGIKVPLEAERGYHVMLPTPEPGLSHPINVFEESMFLSPMNTGLRLTSGVELASTDAPPDFTRVRRMIPRALRAVKGLHPDERQIWMGCRPSMPDSVPRLGNIIGHENIFVGFGGGHVGMTLGPTMGRITADLISGREIGLNLNPYKLQ, translated from the coding sequence ATGGTAGAACCGAGAGCTACCCGCAATGGAGAGCCGGTAAAAAAGCGTAACGTGATAGTCGTAGGTGGTGGCATAGCCGGTATATCAACAGCCATATTCTTATTAGATGATGGGCACCATGTCACTCTTTTCGAGACTGGCCAGCCTGATAAAGGAACCTCGTCGGGAAATGCTGGAGTAATAAGTGTTGCGAGTTGTGTTCCGACCGCCACCCCTCGCACAATAGCAAATGTTCCGTCTATGCTATTTAATCCCCATGGCCCGCTCATGATTCGATGGAGATACTTGCCTAAATTAATGCCATGGCTTTCACGGCTTGTCCTAAATGCTGCACCAAACCGTGTTCAGCACAATGCGCGCCGCAAAGCCGGGCTTCTTGCCCATGCCAGTGAAAACTACGAACATTTATTATCAATTACAGGTCTAAGTGGGTTAACCCATCAGCCTGGATTGCTTACAGTTTTTGAAACAGAACGTGGCTGGCAGCAAGCACAATGGATCTTGAAACTACTTAGCGATATAGGCCGTGAAGTAGAAATCTTGAATTCGAATGAAATTGGACAAGTGGAGCATGGCCTGAAACCTATTTTCCAACATGCCTTTTTGACCCCAGATAGCGGACATATATTAGACCCTAATAAATTGATGCTTGGGCTCCATGAGGCATTCTTAGCCCGCGGCGGTGTTCGAACATCAGAACGGGTTCTGGGTATCACACGAAGTGATCCAAAGTGTGTAACTGTAAGCTCTGCTAATGGTGAGCATACAGCGGAACGACTGGTAATAACGGCAGGCGCTTGGTCAAAAAAATTACTCGCAACCATAGGAATAAAAGTGCCTCTCGAGGCGGAACGCGGTTATCACGTAATGTTGCCAACACCGGAACCGGGCCTCAGTCATCCCATAAATGTTTTTGAAGAATCCATGTTTCTTTCTCCTATGAACACAGGACTCAGACTAACGTCGGGAGTTGAACTCGCTAGCACTGATGCCCCTCCGGACTTCACACGAGTGCGTCGAATGATACCCAGAGCATTGCGAGCAGTGAAAGGCCTTCATCCAGATGAGCGTCAAATTTGGATGGGTTGTCGACCATCAATGCCGGATTCTGTTCCCCGGCTCGGCAATATAATAGGACATGAGAACATTTTTGTTGGTTTCGGCGGGGGCCATGTTGGCATGACGCTGGGTCCTACTATGGGGCGCATTACTGCTGACTTGATTTCGGGGCGTGAAATCGGCCTTAACCTCAACCCTTACAAATTACAATAA
- a CDS encoding NAD-dependent epimerase/dehydratase family protein, whose translation MKTLVTGVAGFIGHYVALALLARGDKVVGIDNLNDYYDVSLKEARLNRISKNKNFQFACGNVADSNFMDNLSEKHPQISNVIHLAAQAGVRYSLENPSAYIEANVMGQLVILEFCRGLKNIKHLVYASSSSVYGGNTKVPFAVEDRTDTPISLYAATKRADELMGHCYSHLFKIPSTGLRFFTVYGPWGRPDMAAYLFTKAMLEGEPIKVFNNGDMERDFTYIDDIIAGILSCLDNPPKQKTGEAPHRVYNIGNNSPEPLMRFIEILENSTGCKAEINFQPMQPGDVKTTFADIGPMQRDFDYTPKTPIEIGLPKFVAWFRKYHGI comes from the coding sequence ATGAAGACACTTGTCACTGGCGTAGCCGGATTCATAGGCCATTACGTTGCACTAGCCCTGCTCGCACGCGGTGACAAGGTAGTTGGCATAGACAACCTCAATGACTACTACGATGTTTCACTTAAGGAAGCTCGTTTAAACCGTATTTCTAAGAACAAAAATTTTCAATTCGCCTGCGGCAATGTTGCTGACAGTAACTTTATGGACAATTTGTCAGAGAAGCATCCACAAATTAGCAATGTAATACATTTAGCAGCTCAGGCTGGAGTACGCTATTCGCTTGAGAATCCGTCAGCTTACATAGAAGCTAATGTAATGGGCCAATTAGTTATTCTAGAGTTCTGTCGCGGACTCAAAAATATCAAACACCTTGTTTATGCCAGTTCATCTTCAGTTTATGGGGGCAATACAAAAGTTCCATTTGCTGTTGAAGATAGAACAGATACACCAATTTCTCTGTATGCTGCTACAAAACGCGCTGATGAATTAATGGGGCATTGCTACAGCCATCTTTTCAAAATCCCTAGCACAGGTTTACGCTTTTTTACTGTTTACGGACCGTGGGGCAGGCCAGATATGGCAGCGTACTTGTTCACTAAGGCAATGTTAGAGGGAGAGCCAATTAAAGTCTTCAATAATGGCGATATGGAACGCGATTTCACATACATTGATGATATTATTGCTGGCATCTTATCTTGTCTCGATAACCCACCAAAGCAAAAAACGGGCGAGGCTCCCCATAGAGTTTATAATATTGGCAATAATTCACCCGAGCCGTTAATGCGTTTTATCGAAATTCTAGAGAATTCAACGGGCTGCAAAGCCGAAATAAACTTCCAACCCATGCAACCTGGTGATGTTAAAACAACCTTTGCGGACATAGGACCTATGCAACGCGACTTCGATTACACACCCAAAACGCCCATCGAAATTGGTTTGCCTAAGTTTGTTGCTTGGTTTCGTAAATATCACGGTATCTAG
- a CDS encoding Re/Si-specific NAD(P)(+) transhydrogenase subunit alpha: MKISILKELRTGETRVAASPETVKKFVDLGFNISIEKNAGACASFSDEDYKAAGASIGASAAATIKGADVVLKVQRPMIAGEKKNELAAFTKGQILICQMNALTESKFILAMAKAGVTGYAMELMPRITRAQSMDILSSQSNLAGYKAVLDSTIHYGRALPMMMTAAGTVPPARIFVMGVGVAGLQAIATAKRLGSIVTATDVRPATKEQVESLGGKFIAVENQEFRKAQTEGGYAKEMSADYKRKQSRLISDHITKQDIVICTALIPGRPAPKLVSNAMLKMMKPGSIVVDLAVEAGGNCAGSKLGQIVKYNGVTIVGYDNVPGRLPEEASKLFSRNLFNFLAPFFDKKMNKLVFDPKDEIIDGIKVTENGAVVHPKLKRKVSRKAPSGKASSNVTRKEL, translated from the coding sequence ATGAAAATTTCCATATTAAAGGAATTGCGAACCGGAGAAACCCGTGTCGCAGCTTCACCAGAAACCGTCAAAAAATTTGTCGATCTCGGCTTTAACATTTCAATTGAAAAAAATGCTGGCGCTTGTGCCTCTTTTAGTGATGAGGATTATAAAGCAGCTGGCGCTTCCATAGGGGCTAGCGCCGCAGCCACCATAAAAGGTGCTGATGTAGTTCTAAAGGTTCAACGCCCGATGATTGCCGGTGAGAAGAAAAATGAACTCGCTGCATTTACCAAAGGCCAAATTCTTATCTGTCAAATGAATGCGCTGACAGAATCAAAATTTATTTTGGCAATGGCGAAAGCTGGTGTCACTGGCTATGCAATGGAATTGATGCCTCGCATCACGCGCGCACAATCGATGGATATTTTATCCTCACAATCAAATTTGGCTGGCTACAAGGCAGTGCTCGATTCTACTATTCATTATGGTAGGGCCCTGCCTATGATGATGACAGCAGCAGGAACTGTCCCCCCAGCACGTATCTTCGTCATGGGTGTCGGTGTGGCGGGTCTCCAAGCAATAGCAACCGCTAAACGTCTCGGCTCCATTGTAACAGCTACAGATGTACGCCCTGCGACAAAGGAGCAGGTAGAGTCGCTTGGTGGAAAATTCATAGCGGTGGAAAACCAAGAATTCAGGAAGGCACAGACTGAAGGTGGGTATGCGAAAGAAATGAGTGCCGATTATAAGCGCAAACAATCTCGTTTAATTTCCGACCATATAACAAAACAAGATATTGTTATTTGCACTGCACTAATACCAGGCCGACCCGCTCCGAAACTCGTCTCCAATGCAATGCTAAAAATGATGAAACCGGGTTCTATTGTTGTTGATCTTGCAGTCGAAGCTGGGGGGAATTGTGCCGGCTCAAAACTAGGACAAATCGTAAAATACAATGGGGTTACTATTGTTGGTTATGATAACGTTCCAGGCAGGCTTCCAGAGGAAGCTAGTAAACTGTTTTCGCGTAACTTATTCAATTTTCTCGCACCATTTTTTGATAAGAAAATGAACAAACTTGTTTTCGACCCCAAAGATGAAATAATTGATGGCATAAAAGTAACGGAAAACGGAGCGGTTGTGCACCCAAAACTAAAGAGGAAGGTTAGTCGCAAGGCACCCTCAGGAAAAGCATCTTCTAACGTCACGAGGAAAGAACTGTGA
- a CDS encoding TIGR02466 family protein: MSNKTETEVNLVFPTPVQVSEIANSRTLNESLISEINDVRKVTPNGLPNSWSCEVYTTISNNCRLHERPGFAGLVRHIEVETKKFADLLAIEQSSKLLRIADCWVNIYGRGHSQEIHAHANNILSGVYFVTAPAGASPIMFHSPDCDLMLAPKFSELNDYNNAAVGFEPQPGTMLIFRSHLKHSVKTSQIDDERISIAFNLRY, from the coding sequence ATGTCGAATAAGACTGAAACTGAAGTTAATTTGGTGTTCCCAACGCCGGTTCAGGTGAGCGAGATTGCTAACTCCAGAACACTTAATGAATCCCTCATCAGTGAAATTAATGATGTGCGTAAAGTGACGCCTAATGGTTTACCCAACTCGTGGTCATGCGAAGTTTATACAACAATTTCAAATAACTGTCGTCTGCATGAGCGTCCCGGATTTGCTGGGCTTGTGCGGCATATTGAGGTAGAGACCAAAAAATTTGCAGACCTGCTGGCCATTGAGCAATCTTCTAAACTCCTGCGGATAGCCGATTGCTGGGTTAATATTTATGGTCGCGGTCACTCCCAAGAAATTCACGCGCATGCTAATAATATTCTTTCCGGGGTCTATTTCGTAACAGCCCCGGCAGGAGCATCACCCATTATGTTCCATTCGCCAGACTGTGATTTAATGTTAGCCCCGAAGTTTAGTGAGCTTAATGATTACAATAACGCTGCCGTTGGCTTCGAGCCTCAACCCGGTACCATGTTAATATTCAGAAGTCACTTAAAGCACAGTGTTAAAACGAGCCAGATAGATGACGAACGCATTAGTATTGCATTTAATCTAAGGTACTGA
- a CDS encoding DUF1244 domain-containing protein, with amino-acid sequence MDDNTVVELEAAAFRRLVKHLQERTDVQNIDLMNLAGFCRNCMSKWYLASAKKKGLQMDYEGAREIVYGMPYDEWRTKYQLEATPEQIEKYKETQNS; translated from the coding sequence ATGGATGACAACACTGTTGTTGAGCTTGAAGCTGCTGCTTTCCGCAGACTGGTGAAACATTTGCAAGAGAGAACCGACGTACAAAATATCGATCTAATGAATTTGGCAGGGTTTTGTCGTAACTGTATGTCCAAATGGTATCTTGCCTCTGCGAAAAAAAAGGGGCTTCAGATGGACTACGAAGGTGCGCGAGAAATTGTGTACGGCATGCCGTATGACGAATGGCGTACCAAATATCAACTAGAGGCAACGCCGGAACAAATTGAGAAATATAAGGAAACCCAAAATTCCTAA
- a CDS encoding M3 family oligoendopeptidase has product MKDNLGVLPEWDLSDLYSGRDSKELARDIENSSKAAKAFEQTYKHKVGVLSGTELALAIQEFERIDEKLSAILSFAGLVHARNVSDPDIGRFYQTSQEKVNEISSSLLFFTLEINQIEDTALDELMQTDELKYYHPWLRDVRAMRPYQLDDKLEELLHEKSMSGRTAWIRLFDQTIAEMRFPFRGRKMTETEILNLFSDPETEVRKEAAECFGHVLGENAKTFALITNTLAKDKEIENRWRGFARPISARNLSNFVEDEVVDALLEAVRSAYPRLSHRYYALKAKWFGSEQLDYWDRNAPLPHSDNRIIAWDDAKQTIINAYGEFSPRLAKVGQRFFDNDWIDAPVRPGKASGAFAHPTVPSVHPYLLLNYQGKVRDVMTLAHELGHGVHQVLAAEQGHLMADTPLTLAETASVFGEMLTFKSMLKTTHNPAERCAMIASKVEDMLNTVVRQTAFCEFEKNVHAERKMGEITPDRIGDIWLRGQEESLGPALKFSPVYKNYWMYIPHFIHSPFYVYAYAFGDCLVNSLYSVYEGVDPHFVDKYLHLLCAGGTLRHKELLAPFNLNAADPDFWNRGLSVIEGFIDELETLDL; this is encoded by the coding sequence ATGAAAGATAATCTCGGAGTTTTACCAGAGTGGGATCTGAGCGACCTATATTCAGGCAGAGATTCTAAAGAGCTTGCGCGCGATATTGAAAATTCCTCTAAAGCAGCAAAGGCATTCGAACAAACATATAAGCACAAAGTTGGTGTGCTTTCAGGCACCGAATTGGCATTAGCAATTCAAGAATTCGAACGAATAGACGAAAAACTGAGTGCTATCCTTAGCTTTGCCGGACTAGTGCATGCACGCAATGTTAGCGATCCAGATATTGGCCGTTTTTATCAAACATCACAGGAAAAAGTTAATGAAATTAGTTCCTCTTTGCTGTTTTTCACACTGGAAATCAATCAAATTGAAGATACAGCTCTCGATGAGCTGATGCAAACAGATGAACTTAAGTATTACCACCCATGGCTTCGTGACGTGCGAGCCATGAGACCATACCAACTTGACGATAAACTCGAAGAATTATTGCATGAAAAATCGATGTCTGGGCGCACGGCTTGGATACGCCTGTTTGATCAAACGATAGCAGAAATGCGCTTTCCTTTCCGTGGTCGCAAGATGACAGAAACTGAAATTTTAAACTTATTTTCCGATCCAGAGACTGAAGTTCGCAAGGAAGCTGCCGAGTGCTTTGGCCACGTTCTTGGAGAAAATGCAAAAACATTTGCACTAATTACCAATACACTTGCAAAAGATAAGGAAATCGAAAACCGTTGGCGTGGATTTGCTCGACCTATTAGCGCACGCAATCTTTCAAATTTTGTTGAAGATGAGGTGGTTGATGCGCTCCTAGAGGCTGTGAGATCTGCGTATCCCAGGTTATCTCACCGCTATTATGCACTTAAAGCAAAATGGTTCGGTTCAGAACAACTTGATTATTGGGATCGCAATGCCCCGCTGCCTCATTCGGACAATCGCATTATTGCTTGGGATGATGCAAAACAAACTATTATTAACGCTTACGGCGAATTTTCTCCGCGCCTCGCCAAAGTAGGGCAACGCTTTTTTGATAACGATTGGATCGACGCACCCGTGCGGCCAGGCAAAGCCTCTGGCGCTTTCGCTCACCCAACCGTTCCCTCAGTCCATCCCTATCTGCTTCTGAACTATCAAGGTAAGGTTCGTGATGTGATGACGCTAGCACATGAACTTGGGCATGGCGTCCACCAAGTTTTAGCTGCAGAACAAGGTCACCTCATGGCAGACACGCCATTGACATTGGCCGAAACCGCCTCTGTGTTCGGCGAAATGCTTACCTTTAAATCAATGCTGAAAACCACACACAACCCGGCTGAGCGCTGCGCTATGATAGCCAGCAAAGTTGAGGACATGTTAAATACTGTCGTGAGACAAACAGCATTCTGTGAATTTGAGAAAAACGTCCACGCCGAACGGAAAATGGGAGAAATCACGCCGGATCGTATCGGTGATATATGGCTGAGAGGTCAAGAAGAGAGCTTAGGGCCCGCGCTCAAATTTAGCCCTGTTTATAAAAACTATTGGATGTACATACCGCATTTTATTCATTCCCCATTTTATGTTTACGCCTATGCGTTTGGAGATTGTTTGGTAAACTCTCTCTATTCAGTTTATGAAGGCGTTGATCCACACTTTGTCGATAAATATCTCCATTTATTATGTGCTGGGGGCACCTTGAGACACAAGGAGTTACTCGCTCCATTTAATTTGAATGCGGCCGACCCCGACTTCTGGAATAGGGGCTTGAGCGTTATAGAAGGATTTATTGATGAACTTGAGACACTCGACCTGTAA
- a CDS encoding DUF2312 domain-containing protein produces the protein MADVGGVAGDRLRAFIERIERLEEERIALGDDLREVYAEAKATGFDPKIMRQIVRLRKMESSDREEQEYLLDTYKAALGMIALPLGSDKSVVPASQLISEARTSPEA, from the coding sequence ATGGCAGATGTCGGTGGAGTTGCAGGTGATCGTTTGAGAGCTTTTATTGAGCGCATCGAACGGTTGGAAGAGGAGCGGATAGCACTCGGTGATGATTTACGAGAGGTGTATGCTGAGGCCAAGGCCACAGGCTTTGATCCAAAGATAATGCGTCAGATAGTGCGTTTACGCAAAATGGAATCGTCAGACCGTGAAGAACAGGAATATCTTTTAGATACCTACAAAGCGGCGCTCGGAATGATAGCTCTGCCTTTGGGATCAGACAAATCGGTGGTACCCGCATCCCAGCTAATATCTGAGGCGAGGACATCTCCAGAAGCTTGA
- a CDS encoding AarF/ABC1/UbiB kinase family protein has product MTDSDKNNLSGRLRRYAKVGGTIGGLASKMATARLLGRDLNQTKDAQDLEVALGGLKGPLMKVAQLLATVPDALPSNYVEALGRLQTNAPPMGWPFVRRRLVNELGKNWDQKFEIFDRQAAHAASLGQVHKAKSLEGKDLACKLQYPNMLSAVEADLKQLKLVFSIYERGTRSLSTSQIYQEIAARLREELDYDRERRHMELYSDMLKDEKHVCIPKPVADLSTPRLITMTWLNGKPLLSFKDEPLEVRNVVARNMFRAWYVPFYHFGVIHGDPHLGNYTIAPNQVINLLDFGCIRIFHSRFVKGVIDLYEALRTGDEMLAAEAYACWGFKDMNKDLMDVLNIWAKFIYSPLLKDKVTRIQESENGLYGAQVATKVYKELRRVGGVAPPREFVFMDRAAVGLGSVFLHLQAEINWHKMFNGLIEDFRSERLQDRQSRILTKYKLPLPE; this is encoded by the coding sequence ATGACGGACTCTGATAAAAACAATCTGAGCGGGAGGCTGCGTCGCTATGCCAAGGTAGGAGGCACGATAGGTGGACTGGCCAGCAAAATGGCTACGGCCCGTTTACTGGGGCGCGATCTCAATCAGACTAAAGATGCGCAAGATCTTGAGGTCGCTTTGGGTGGGCTCAAAGGCCCATTAATGAAAGTGGCCCAATTACTCGCAACAGTTCCAGATGCCTTGCCATCAAATTATGTAGAAGCTCTTGGACGTCTTCAGACAAATGCTCCCCCAATGGGTTGGCCTTTTGTCAGAAGACGTTTGGTAAATGAGCTTGGCAAAAACTGGGACCAGAAATTTGAAATCTTTGACAGACAAGCCGCGCACGCCGCGTCTCTGGGTCAGGTCCATAAAGCAAAATCCTTAGAAGGCAAAGATCTTGCGTGCAAATTACAATATCCCAACATGCTTTCAGCAGTGGAAGCAGACTTGAAACAGTTAAAACTCGTATTTTCTATTTACGAGCGCGGGACACGCTCCCTCTCAACAAGTCAAATATATCAGGAGATAGCCGCCCGTTTACGTGAGGAACTTGATTACGACCGAGAGAGGCGCCACATGGAATTATATTCCGACATGTTAAAAGATGAAAAACATGTTTGTATACCCAAGCCTGTTGCTGACCTCTCAACGCCGCGACTTATCACCATGACTTGGCTTAATGGTAAACCGCTTTTAAGCTTTAAGGATGAACCGCTTGAAGTTAGAAATGTAGTGGCGCGAAATATGTTTCGGGCATGGTATGTTCCTTTTTATCATTTTGGTGTGATCCATGGTGATCCGCATCTTGGAAATTATACAATAGCTCCAAACCAAGTTATCAATTTGCTGGACTTTGGCTGCATCAGAATATTTCACTCCCGTTTTGTAAAAGGGGTCATCGACCTTTATGAAGCACTCAGGACTGGCGATGAAATGCTCGCTGCCGAGGCCTACGCTTGTTGGGGCTTCAAAGATATGAACAAAGATTTGATGGATGTTCTTAACATTTGGGCCAAATTTATATATTCACCACTTCTCAAAGATAAAGTAACGCGCATCCAAGAGTCAGAAAATGGTCTTTATGGAGCGCAAGTTGCCACCAAAGTATATAAAGAATTACGCAGAGTAGGTGGCGTTGCGCCACCTCGTGAGTTTGTTTTTATGGACCGGGCAGCAGTTGGTCTTGGGTCTGTTTTTCTACACCTCCAGGCCGAGATAAATTGGCATAAAATGTTTAATGGTCTGATTGAAGATTTCAGAAGCGAACGATTACAAGATCGCCAATCACGAATATTAACGAAATACAAATTACCTTTGCCGGAATAA
- a CDS encoding NAD(P) transhydrogenase subunit alpha: protein MVLESTPAQEQSVTEILKDGAEQGASLIQTTAIANPDGSFISMFTIFILAIFVGYYVIWNVTPALHSPLMSVTNAISSVIIVGALIAAGPKEIDVTDVNPAKIFGFIAVVLASINIFGGFMVTQRMLQMYKKKAR, encoded by the coding sequence ATGGTTCTAGAATCAACGCCTGCTCAAGAACAAAGTGTGACTGAAATACTCAAAGACGGGGCCGAACAAGGTGCCAGCCTCATTCAAACAACCGCCATTGCAAATCCCGACGGTAGCTTTATTTCGATGTTCACCATCTTCATCTTAGCCATTTTTGTGGGATATTATGTAATATGGAACGTGACACCCGCATTACATTCACCCTTAATGAGTGTCACAAATGCAATTTCATCAGTAATAATTGTGGGCGCACTCATTGCGGCCGGTCCCAAAGAAATTGATGTTACTGACGTAAATCCTGCAAAGATTTTCGGTTTCATTGCAGTCGTGCTAGCCTCCATCAATATTTTTGGTGGCTTTATGGTCACACAACGGATGCTTCAAATGTACAAAAAGAAAGCAAGGTAA
- a CDS encoding long-chain fatty acid--CoA ligase — MSQKIESKEAKNLPGLFFKQAEKFRDAPFLSIKEEGCWITQSWSKIANDVLALARGLKERGIERGDRVVIVSENRPEWLIADLAIMTLGAITTPAYTTNTSEDHLYLLRDSGAKTVIVSTETLLENLLPAVQKVPAIEMVVIMDHTVTSDVGEFKICHWGDLLSEGPLLGRDKLIEDIKRTDAACIIYTSGTSGNPKGVLLSHGAILCNCTGAHMFLRDVPSFKQGCEIFLSFLPLSHSYEHTCGQFLPISIGAQIFYAEGSDKLVANMAEVQPTIIAAVPRLYEAIRGRIRRRIEGVGGMQQKLFETTIALGRKKYESTSRLTIKERLQDTALEYLVRRKIRARFGGKLKTFVSGGAALNYEVGVEFLALGLNILQGYGQTESAPVVSCNAYAKNKLRTVGPPLSGVEVKIANDGEILVRGELLMDGYWNRPDETNETIRDGWLYTGDIGVLDEDGYIEITDRKKDIIVNSGGDNISPARVESMLTETMEIEQALVFGDKKPHLVALIVPSVDYASEWASKKKVDHDIELFIKDIEFVKGIEQSVDRVNKKLSIIERIRRFIVIPQAFSVENEMMTPTLKLRRHNILSQYGKDLNALYRR; from the coding sequence TTGAGCCAGAAAATCGAATCAAAGGAAGCAAAAAACCTTCCGGGCCTTTTTTTCAAGCAGGCTGAAAAATTTCGCGATGCACCATTTTTGTCAATCAAGGAAGAGGGATGCTGGATAACCCAAAGTTGGTCCAAGATTGCTAATGATGTTTTGGCGTTAGCTCGTGGATTGAAAGAAAGAGGAATTGAAAGGGGAGATAGGGTAGTAATTGTTTCTGAGAACCGCCCTGAGTGGCTTATTGCTGACCTGGCAATTATGACATTGGGAGCCATAACAACGCCGGCGTACACCACAAATACCTCTGAAGATCATCTATATCTGCTTCGAGATAGTGGAGCAAAGACTGTAATAGTTTCGACAGAAACTCTGCTTGAAAACCTTTTGCCTGCAGTACAGAAAGTCCCAGCAATTGAAATGGTTGTGATCATGGATCACACAGTGACATCGGATGTTGGTGAATTTAAGATATGCCACTGGGGCGATCTGTTGAGTGAAGGTCCGTTGCTCGGCCGAGATAAACTGATTGAAGATATTAAACGGACTGACGCCGCTTGTATAATATATACCTCGGGGACCTCAGGAAACCCAAAAGGGGTACTGCTCAGTCATGGCGCGATCCTTTGCAATTGTACGGGCGCTCACATGTTTTTGAGGGATGTGCCAAGCTTTAAGCAGGGTTGTGAGATCTTTTTATCATTTCTTCCGTTATCGCATTCTTACGAACATACCTGTGGTCAATTTTTGCCAATATCAATCGGTGCACAAATTTTTTATGCAGAGGGATCTGATAAGCTTGTAGCTAATATGGCTGAAGTGCAGCCTACCATTATTGCTGCTGTGCCTCGGCTTTATGAGGCGATACGTGGGCGTATTCGTCGCCGCATTGAGGGTGTGGGCGGGATGCAACAAAAGCTCTTTGAAACGACTATTGCCTTGGGACGCAAAAAGTATGAATCGACGTCAAGATTAACAATAAAAGAAAGACTCCAAGATACAGCATTAGAATATTTAGTGCGTCGAAAAATAAGAGCCCGATTCGGTGGCAAACTAAAAACTTTTGTCTCTGGCGGTGCTGCATTAAATTACGAGGTTGGAGTGGAGTTCTTGGCTTTGGGGTTAAATATTCTTCAAGGGTATGGGCAGACGGAGTCAGCTCCCGTCGTCAGCTGCAATGCGTATGCAAAGAATAAACTTCGTACTGTGGGCCCCCCTTTGAGTGGCGTAGAGGTAAAAATTGCCAATGATGGCGAAATTCTCGTTCGGGGTGAGCTGTTGATGGATGGTTACTGGAATAGACCAGACGAGACAAATGAAACGATTCGCGATGGTTGGCTTTACACCGGGGATATTGGAGTGCTGGACGAGGACGGATATATTGAAATTACGGATCGGAAAAAGGACATAATAGTCAACTCAGGCGGCGATAATATATCGCCAGCACGAGTGGAATCTATGCTTACCGAGACGATGGAGATCGAACAAGCATTAGTGTTTGGGGACAAAAAACCACATTTGGTGGCGTTGATTGTTCCGTCAGTGGATTATGCTTCAGAGTGGGCATCCAAGAAAAAAGTCGATCACGATATAGAACTTTTTATAAAAGACATTGAGTTCGTTAAAGGCATTGAGCAGTCGGTCGATCGAGTAAATAAGAAGTTATCGATAATTGAGAGAATAAGGCGCTTTATTGTAATCCCACAGGCATTTAGCGTAGAAAACGAAATGATGACCCCCACCTTAAAACTGCGCCGGCATAATATTCTTTCCCAATACGGAAAAGATTTAAATGCGCTCTATCGCAGATAA